A window of the Citrus sinensis cultivar Valencia sweet orange chromosome 9, DVS_A1.0, whole genome shotgun sequence genome harbors these coding sequences:
- the LOC102627414 gene encoding uncharacterized protein LOC102627414 isoform X2, translating into MRSESETDEDQRSQYLSKSDDDTSSSMFRKKSKILYTRNELISLSELDSCQKLPIGLDQSILGELSISWTGLLHSCHNSDSGTFHGYLPRHLHPNQECDLSRSGDIASNCVSEATDSVVKGSEYHLPKRSDGAYRPPHLCKAKIQSRAENEDFYNNETFGSSENLSQESAEEERRRRDSFELMRKEQLKAFQEKQNKILDEHKENLDPEIGLLLEANGNCKRFMNKYNESEESVASQAEAGDPAGHALASTFLLPAVLESRSLTKSLTSTFTSEPCDTKRDQIKGYGLHSSGLDDQFLGEKEPAGGISSGYLKEGFEVHGPQNEEVARQNSANLPSGRNEPVQTLMASTTSSAIDEIFEQLHYRNKRNVTPLVLPHEYFELSTLPDPIELYSTNHHSVKGWSTKNRKGKYPTSAADHASSQFLSLEKKGLCQTDAETSSKLNRETLDKLCFSEIEGFPKDSQTTEFSSIQRDSLGMLTRNDVLKPHRFSNESGSMKINCEGIMSSSWTKQTVASKIEENLSISDDNQTKIGFNLGSEPACMHPNSADELFLPDEDSLITADDYILPLESTSMSAGRLFKDNLLTSSSQVDVNDKLADLNPFLGEKRSTQLGLEGPVFDSYDKMGLESFYAALHTQHCFPQFGHCQMNPGRANFKSSDAQQVQIPASNSKTNIYTPQPLCFQSNVLADPFRHPHADLRRFGHPTNSPLPQQMPGPNNFSHHLVHGFPRGLPSSHPNGGMTSNGQELYPPQHLPYHYQRQNYGPFRVPNSGHTAGVIGYPAAVGKPFRMEERSRQTHPLPDVGRGSGNFGKQVDTGFWY; encoded by the exons ATGAGATCAGAAAGTGAAACTGATGAGGATCAACGTTCACAGTACCTGTCAAAATCAGACGACGATACTTCAAGTTCAATGTTCCGCAA AAAGTCAAAAATATTGTATACACGAAATGAGCTCATTTCTTTATCTGAGTTGGATTCATGCCAAAAGCTACCAATTGGCCTGGACCAATCGATTTTAGG TGAACTTAGCATTTCTTGGACTGGATTATTGCATTCTTGTCATAATTCAG ACTCTGGCACATTTCATGGCTACCTGCCTCGACATTTGCACCCTAATCAAGAATGTGATCTTAGCAGAAGTGGTGATATTGCATCTAATTGTGTTTCTGAGGCTACTGATTCAGTGGTTAAAGGCAGTGAATATCATCTACCCAAGAGGAGTGATGGGGCTTATCGGCCTCCGCATCTCTGTAAG GCTAAAATACAATCTAGGGCAGAGAACGAGGACTTCTATAACAATGAGACATTTGGTTCTTCCGAGAATCTGAGTCAGGAGAGTGCAGAGGAGGAAAGAAGGAGAAGAG ATTCATTTGAGCTGATGAGAAAGGAACAGCTCAAAGCTTTTCaggagaaacaaaataaaattcttgatgAGCATAAAGAGAACTTGGACCCAGAAATTGGCCTGCTTCTGGAGGCTAATGGAAATTGTAAGAGGTTTATGAACAAATACAATGAGTCAGAGGAATCTGTGGCCTCTCAAGCTGAAGCTGGCGACCCTGCTGGTCATGCTTTAGCATCCACATTTCTTCTTCCCGCAGTTCTTGAAAGCAGATCCCTTACAAAATCCTTAACAAGTACCTTTACATCAGAG CCCTGTGACACTAAAAGAGATCAGATCAAGGGCTATGGGTTGCATTCTTCTGGTTTAGATGATCAGTTTCTTGGAG AGAAGGAGCCAGCTGGTGGCATCTCATCTGGTTACTTGAAAGAGGGTTTTGAAGTGCATGGACCACAGAATGAAGAAGTTGCCCGGCAGAACTCTGCAAATTTACCTTCAGGAAGAAATGAACCTGTTCAGACTCTTATGGCATCTACCACCTCTTCAGCCATTGATGAGATCTTTGAGCAATTGCATTATAGGAATAAACGGAATGTGACTCCATTAGTTCTTCCTCATGAATACTTTGAACTATCCACGCTGCCAGATCCCATTGAACTTTACTCGACTAACCATCACTCTGTGAAAGGCTGGAGTACTAAAAATAGAAAGGGAAAGTATCCAACTTCTGCTGCTGATCATGCTTCGTCTCAGTTCCTCTCTTTGGAAAAAAAGGGGCTATGCCAAACAGACGCAGAAACATCTTCAAAGCTAAACAGGGAAACCTTAGATAAACTTTGTTTTTCCGAAATTGAAG GTTTCCCAAAGGATTCGCAAACAACTGAATTTTCCAGTATTCAAAGAGACTCTCTCGGCATGCTTACAAGGAATGATGTATTGAAGCCTCACAGGTTTTCTAATGAATCTGGATCCATGAAGATAAATTGTGAAGGTATCATGTCCTCAAGCTGGACTAAGCAAACTGTAGCAAGTAAAATTGAGGAGAATCTATCAATCTCCGATGATAACCAGACCAAAATAGGATTTAATCTTGGAAGTGAGCCAGCTTGTATGCATCCCAATTCAGCAGATGAACTTTTTTTACCGGATGAGGATAGTTTGATTACAGCGGATGACTACATACTTCCGCTAGAATCCACTTCCATGTCTGCCGGTCGTTTGTTTAAAGATAATTTGTTGACCTCAAGTTCCCAAGTTGATGTTAATGACAAGCTAGCAGATCTGAACCCATTTCTTGGTGAGAAAAGATCTACTCAACTTGGTTTAGAGGGTCCTGTTTTTGATTCATATGATAAAATGGGCCTGGAGAGTTTTTATGCAGCTTTGCATACCCAGCATTGTTTCCCACAATTCGGGCACTGTCAGATGAATCCAGGGAGGGCTAATTTCAAATCTTCAGATGCTCAGCAAGTTCAAATACCAGCATCAAATTCAAAGACCAATATTTACACTCCACAGCCACTCTGTTTCCAATCAAATGTGCTTGCTGATCCATTCCGACACCCTCATGCTGATCTAAGAAGGTTTGGTCATCCTACAAATAGTCCTCTGCCACAGCAAATGCCGGGTCCAAACAATTTTTCTCATCACCTAGTTCATGGATTTCCAAGAGGTTTGCCTTCTTCTCATCCCAATGGCGGAATGACTTCTAATGGTCAGGAGCTATACCCACCTCAACATTTACCTTACCATTATCAGCGACAAAATTATGGGCCCTTCAGAGTGCCAAACTCTg GTCATACTGCTGGTGTTATCGGTTATCCAGCTGCAGTTGGTAAGCCGTTTCGGATGGAAGAAAGATCAAGACAGACACATCCCTTACCTGATGTTGGTCGTGGTTCAGGAAACTTTGGCAAACAGGTGGACACGGGATTTTG GTACTAG